Part of the Gordonia crocea genome is shown below.
GGCGGCGACCGACTGGTCACCGGTGGTCACGACCAATTCGGCGGTCGCGTCGACACTGCGCTTGACCAGCGCGAGGGCGATGGGGCCGAACTCGAAGTGATCCACGACGCTGCCGATCCGTCCGACGGCCCGTCCGCCCGCGGTGACCGGATCGCCGGTCTCGGGGCGCGCGTCGGTGCTGCCGTCGAGGTGGAGCAGGACCAGGCGCCGCGGGGAGCGGCCGAGGTTGTGCACCCGGGCGACGGTCTCCTGGCCGCGGTAGCAGCCCTTGTCCAAGTGCACCGCGCCCTGCTCGGCGGGGGTGCCGATCCAGTGCACCTCGTGGGGGATCGCCCGCTCGTCGGTGTCGACGTGGACCAGCGGGCGCCGCGCGGCGATGCGGTGGGCGTGATAGGCCCACGAACCGGCGGGCCGCGCACCGGCCTCGGTGAGCGCCCGCCAGCGTTGCGGGGCCTCGGATTCGGGGACGACCAGGTCCACGACCGGCAGGCGGCGGCCCTCGCCGATCGGCGGCATGATCCGCCAAAACCCGAGCGGCTCGTCGTCGTGGTGCAGTTCGGGCAGGTCGCCGGCGTCGTAGACCTGCGCGTGGGTGGGGATCTCCAGCGTCTCGGCGAGGGCGGGGGTCAGGTCGCCGACGAGAGTGAGGACGCACATGTCCGGCCGGGCGGCGGGTACCGCCTTGGCCCAGAAGACCATCTTGGTGAGGAAGTCGACCAGTTCGGGCCCGCGGGGCCCGGGGGTGTCGATCCAGGTGACACCGTCGATGTCGGTGAGGACGAAATGTTCGACGATGCGCCCGTTGAGATCGAGGGAGAGGTTCTCGGCGCTGTGACGGTCGGCCAGGTCGGCGACGAACTGGCTGGAGATCGTGTGCAGCCACGACAACCGCTCGTCACCGGAGATCTCGAGGACGGCGCGGTCGGAGCGGTCCACCAGGATCACACCGGTGGTCGCGGCGCGCTGTTCGCCGAGGGGATCACCGTAGTGCCAGGCGACGCGGCGCGATTGCGGGCCGTGGCCGTAGGCCCCATCCGGTTCGGCGACCGCGCTGGCGGTCTGCGCGTCGAGGAGGCTGCTGAGGATGACCGACTGGTTCACGATTCCAGCCTACGTGGAACAACTCGGCGTCGGCGCGCCGCGGAATCGTGCGGCCAGGAAGGCGGCCGCGTCCTGCTCGAAGGGGAGGAACGCCTCGGCATGCCCCTGGCCCGCGTATCGGAGGAAACGGGTCCGCACCCCGGTCGCGCAGTAGCGGCGGGCGAGGGCGGCGACGTCGGCGGTGATCATCACCCCGTCGCCGATCGGGTCGGATGCCCCGACGCCGAGGAGCAGCGGGACGCGCGGTCGGCCCAGGGTGCCCATCACGTTGCGGTTGATCGCCGCGCGCACCGCTGCGACGTCGAGCAGGCCGCGGTAGGGCGGGCGCACCATGGCCGCGCTGGTAAGGCCGGGGAACTTCGCGGCGAACTCGGCGATGCAACCGGTACGGACCCGGGCGATCGCGGCCATCCCGCGCGGCGACAGCATCGACGTCACGTCGAGGCCGTAGGTGCGCCGGTACACCTCGGTGAGGGCCGGGATCACGCCCGCCCACTCGCGGCTGCCGCTGACGTATCCGAGGTTGTGGGCGAGATTGACCGGGAGCCCACCCGCCGCGGCCCCGACGATGGACAGCTCGGGTGCATAGGCGGGCGCCAGTTCGGCGCCGAACTCGGTGGGGACCGAACCGCCGGAGTAGCCGAGCATGCCCACCGGCGTGCGCGTGGGCAGCCGGGTGATCCGCAGCGCCGCCCGGATCCCGTCGAGTGCCAGCTGCGCCGATTGGCGGCCGATCGTCCACTGCTGGTCGGTCCCCTCGTAGTCGGGAACGGTGACGGTAAAGCCGCGCGCGAGGTAGCCGGACAGGACGAGCTGCTCCAAGCGCCCCGCGGTGCTGGGATGGTTGCCGCGCAGCGTGTAGGACGGGTCGCACTGCGATCCGAGGGCGTCGTAGGCCATGTGGAAGGAGATCAGACCGGCGGTGCCCGCGGCGGGGCGCAGCACCGTCGTGACACCGACGATCGGCTGGCCGAATTCGCCGGTGCTGCGGTAGAGCACCTGGGTTGAGGAGACCGGTGCCCGCACGCCGTCGATGACCAGCGCGACTCTCCTGGTCCGCAGCACCGCACCTGGCCGGTGGGCCGCCAGATTGCCGGGGGATCGGTAGAACGGGTCGGTCGACGGGGTGGCCGGACTCGCGTGGCCCGTCGTCGGGGATGCCGTCAGGGTCGCGGCCGAGGCCGTCACGGCAACAAGGCCGACGATCAACCGGGCCGCCCATCGTCGTATCGCCGTCATGGCTGCTCCCGTCGGATCCGTCCCCGTCAAGATAGCCTTGCGCCATGGTCACCACCGTCCTTTTCGACGTCCACCACGGGCGCCGCGACCCGCGGCAACCGCAGATCCACGCCGACGACCTGGCGGTGGTGCGGGGTGATGGGATTTTCGAGACGCTGCTGGTCCGCGATGGCCGGGCATGCAACCTGCAGCGCCACCTCGACCGGTTCGCGACGGGCGCGGCGCGGATGGACCTGCCTGCACCCGATGTCGCGGCGTGGCGGACGGCGGTCGAGGGGGCGGTCGCGGCGTGGGCGCAGGACAACGAGAACGCCGACGGGCTGATGCGGCTCGTCTACTCGCGCGGGCGTGAATCGGCACCGGCCGGGCCGCAGTCGCCGGACGCGGCCACGGCGCTGGTGATGATCACCGCGGTCGGCGCCAACGCGGCGCACGCGCGGGAGCGAGGGGTACGGGTTTGCCTGCTGGACCGGGGCTATCCGGTGGACTTCGCCGGGCGCGCGCCGTGGCAGTTGATCGGGGTGAAGACGCTCAGCTATGCCGCAAACATGGCGGCGTTGAGGTATGCCGCCGCCCACGGTTTCGACGACGTCGTCTACCTGTCATCCGACGGCGCGGTGCTGGAAGGGCCGCGGTCCACCGTCGTCGCGGTGCGCGACCGGGAGCTGCGCACGCCGCCGGTGGAGTCGGGCATCCTGCCCGGGACCACCGTCGCCGCGATCTTTGCGCTGGCCCAGGCCCGGGGCTGGGTGTGCCGGACGGAGCCGCTGACCCCCGACGATCTGCTGGCCGCCGACTCGGTCTGGCTGTGCTCGTCGGTCACGATCGCCGCCCGCGTCACCCGGATCGACGACACGGACCTCGCCCTCGACGCGGATGCGGCTCGCGGGGCCGCCGAGTTCGCCGAACTGGCCCAGCGGGCCGTGGTGACGGCTTAACGTCACCCTTGTCCGAGGATTCGTGACGAGCAACACCCCTGATGAGGGACCGGAGTCCCTTGTTTCAACTTCATAGCGAACGTACGTTGAAGTCATCTACTATCGACGGTAGTAGACAGCCGCTTTTCAGCTCCAGCCCAGCAGATGAGGCAAGCGTATGGATGTCGTCGACATTTCCCGGTGGCAGTTCGGTATCACCACCGTCTACCACTTCATTCTCGTCCCCCTGACGATCGGGCTGGCCCCGATGATCGCGGTCATGCAAACCGTGTGGCACGTCACCGGAAACGAGGCCTGGCTACGCGCGACCAAGTTCTTCGGGAAGCTGTTCCTGATCAACTTCGCCCTCGGCGTCGCCACCGGCATCGTGCAGGAGTTCCAGTTCGGGATGAACTGGAGCGAATACAGCCGGTTCGTCGCCGACGTCTTCGGTGCGCCACTGGCCCTGGAGGGCCTCGTCGCCTTCTTCGCCGAATCCACCTTCATCGGTCTGTGGGTCTTCGGCTGGGGGCGGTTGAGTCGTCGTATCCACCTGTTGTGCATCTGGATGGTCGCCTTCGGCGTCAACGCCTCCGCGTACTTCATCATCGCGGCCAATTCCTGGATGCAGCACCCGGTCGGCGTCGAGTGGGACACCAGCCGCGACCGCCCGGCGATGAACAACATCGTCGCGCTGCTGACCAACAACACCACCCTGGCCGCCTTCCCGCACGTCGTCGCCGGCGCGCTGCTGACCGCGTCGACCTTCGTCGCGGCCATCGGGATCTGGTGGATGGCGCGCGCCTCGTGGCGGGCCCGCCAGCTGCGCCTCGCCGCCGCCGGGGAGGCCGCCGAGGTCGAGGAGACCACCGCTCCGAGCCTCGTCGAC
Proteins encoded:
- a CDS encoding aminodeoxychorismate lyase; amino-acid sequence: MVTTVLFDVHHGRRDPRQPQIHADDLAVVRGDGIFETLLVRDGRACNLQRHLDRFATGAARMDLPAPDVAAWRTAVEGAVAAWAQDNENADGLMRLVYSRGRESAPAGPQSPDAATALVMITAVGANAAHARERGVRVCLLDRGYPVDFAGRAPWQLIGVKTLSYAANMAALRYAAAHGFDDVVYLSSDGAVLEGPRSTVVAVRDRELRTPPVESGILPGTTVAAIFALAQARGWVCRTEPLTPDDLLAADSVWLCSSVTIAARVTRIDDTDLALDADAARGAAEFAELAQRAVVTA
- the ygfZ gene encoding CAF17-like 4Fe-4S cluster assembly/insertion protein YgfZ; amino-acid sequence: MNQSVILSSLLDAQTASAVAEPDGAYGHGPQSRRVAWHYGDPLGEQRAATTGVILVDRSDRAVLEISGDERLSWLHTISSQFVADLADRHSAENLSLDLNGRIVEHFVLTDIDGVTWIDTPGPRGPELVDFLTKMVFWAKAVPAARPDMCVLTLVGDLTPALAETLEIPTHAQVYDAGDLPELHHDDEPLGFWRIMPPIGEGRRLPVVDLVVPESEAPQRWRALTEAGARPAGSWAYHAHRIAARRPLVHVDTDERAIPHEVHWIGTPAEQGAVHLDKGCYRGQETVARVHNLGRSPRRLVLLHLDGSTDARPETGDPVTAGGRAVGRIGSVVDHFEFGPIALALVKRSVDATAELVVTTGDQSVAARIDPDSIVADEHRQAGREAVDRLRNR
- a CDS encoding lipase family protein, which encodes MTAIRRWAARLIVGLVAVTASAATLTASPTTGHASPATPSTDPFYRSPGNLAAHRPGAVLRTRRVALVIDGVRAPVSSTQVLYRSTGEFGQPIVGVTTVLRPAAGTAGLISFHMAYDALGSQCDPSYTLRGNHPSTAGRLEQLVLSGYLARGFTVTVPDYEGTDQQWTIGRQSAQLALDGIRAALRITRLPTRTPVGMLGYSGGSVPTEFGAELAPAYAPELSIVGAAAGGLPVNLAHNLGYVSGSREWAGVIPALTEVYRRTYGLDVTSMLSPRGMAAIARVRTGCIAEFAAKFPGLTSAAMVRPPYRGLLDVAAVRAAINRNVMGTLGRPRVPLLLGVGASDPIGDGVMITADVAALARRYCATGVRTRFLRYAGQGHAEAFLPFEQDAAAFLAARFRGAPTPSCST